The DNA window TTCTCCTCGGAGGTATGCGGATCCACGAGATGGCGAGCGAGAGCAGCAAGCCCCTCCGTAATCTCCCGGTCGCTCCAGCCGAGCCCTGTCAGAAGCTGCTTGACCATCCGCCGCACACCCGGCTCGGCCATCCGGTCGGCGACACCATGAAAGCATGCCAGGAAGTAGAGGAGATCCCAACGAAGTTGGAGCTGCTGGCCGACGGTGAGTGGCTCCAGTCTCTTCAGGATCCGCTGGATGTGCTCAACCCCGTGCGCGACATCCTTCTCTGCGTACAGGGGGCTCGAGCACCCCAGGTAGGGGGCTTCCTGATATCTCCTACCTTCCTCCCCTGCAGCCGACATATCTTTTCTCCGTTCAGGGCAAACGCGTCGGCATCACATGGCCATTCGATATGCCATAGATGCGCCCAGTCAATCCCCACGGTACCTCGATGCTGTGAGTCCGCACCATTCCTGCCACCCGTTACGAACCTCCGGAATTATGGGGACCGAAGCGAGGAACGTGTCGGTCCAGGCCTTGGCCAAGGCGGCGGTGACGGTGTGCAGGGCGGGCAGGCCATCGGCCCGCCCTGCGGCGATCCACTGGTCGAGCCCGATCTCTGCGGTATTCGCACATCAGCTCCACGAAGGAGCGGACGTGGAAAGCCGCCTGATTGGGGGTGGGGCACAGTGCAAGCAGTGACTTCAGCTGCTGGTTCTCATCGTCGCCGAAGGTGTCGGGAGTTGTCGATCACGTCAGGATTGCGACCCCTCAGAGGGGCGATGAGGACCGAGTTGGACGCCACGCAGGCCGCCACGTACGCCTACAGGGCGTCGGGCCGCTGCATCGAAACCTGCCCCTCGGCGCGGCGGCGCGGTGGAGCGGTTCGGCCCCCGGCGCGGTCCGGCGCGGTCCAGCAGAACGCGAAGGGCGCGCGCCACCCGCCGGGGTGGTGCGCGCCCTTGGATCAGCCAGTGCGCTAAGACTCCTGCGCGGTGCGCTCCGCGTCTCGCTGCGCCCGCCGAGCGCGCTTCGTTGCGGCCCGCCGCTCCGCCGCGCGCTGGCGTGCCTTCTCTTCCTCGGCGCGGAGCAGGTCGAGGTACCGCTCCGGGTGCTCGGCACGCAGTGCCTCCAGCGCGCGGCGGCGCGGGTTAGCCGGCGTGATGAGTTCACCGCGCCGCGCGGCGATGCCGGCGGTGACCGCATCCAGCAGGCGGGCCTCGTGCTCAAGTCGGCCGTGGACTGCACGTGCTTCGCGGAGGGAAACGCGCCGCGACTGGTCGCCGGGAGCGTTGGGCAGCCTCTTGGTGCTGAGCTGCCGCAGGAGGGATTGCACCGCCTTGCGGGACCGGAAGGCGAGAGCATCAGACCGGATGGCAGCCGCATCGATGGGGTCCTGCTCGCGGGCGAAGCCTACGAGGGCGGCCTCGTACTCGTCGTCGTCCAGGCCCTCGTAGTAGGCGATCTCAGCGGCCACAGCGTCTTGGTCAAGCTCAGACAGGTTCCGGGGCGGCATCGGTATCCATCTCTGGCGGGGCGCGGGCCTGTCGCTCTCGGCCTGGTGCGCCGACTGCGGGCCCGCCTGGTCGGTGGGGTGGTGACATGGGGGAGGTGGCCGCTTCGGGACCGGACCTGTCCGTGCCGGATCGTGACGGCCTGCGAAGCCGCTCCCCGGCCCCGGCACGCTTCCGCGTGGCCAGTGGGCTCGGCACCTTGATCCCCGCCCTGCCACCCCAGGGGCCACCCCCGAGCTGAGCAGCAGGGGCGCCTTAGGAACAGGGCGTAGGAGGCGCCTGACAGGTCCGGCCGCGAAGCGGCCACCTCGCGTCGGATCATACCCGCCCAGCAGGCAGGTTCACCTCGTCACTCCAGGGACGGCCCCCGGCTGGCCTGCTCCTCCTTGACCTGGACGTCGGGCTCAGTCCAGCTGGTCCGCTCCTCCAGCCACGCCGCCGCCTCCTTGAGCATCAGCGCATGCGCAGTCTGGGATGCCATGAGCACCGCACCGACGGTTGCCAGGGTGAGCCGTCCGTCCTGCAGACCGCCGTTCAGCTCCACGATCAGCACGCCGACGACGATGGAGCAGACCACGGCCATGACGCGCTTTCTGGAGGCCGACCAGTGCGCCTGCTACATCGCCGCCAGGAGTAGCGGCAGGAACCCTCTACATCGGCAGCTACGACGGCAAGGTCTACACGCTCTACGCCGCCGGCCGTAGCGGCTTACCCCGGGAATTCCGTCAGGCTGGACGAGCTGTTGCCCCGCAAGGCAACGCAGCCGATGCCCCGGCCAAGCCGACTGACGGCGATGACGTTCGCGGTGGCGCTGCGGGCGGGTCCGACCCGCCGACTGACTGACGTCTCGACTGTCCTGTTTGGGATTTGTCGGCTCGCCGGGCGCCACTAAGCACGTGGCCGGACGGGTGCTTGTGACTTCATAGGACCAGAATCGGGCACCCCCTACTTGCCTGCCCGGTCATGCCCATTCGACGCCGTGCTCGAGCTGCCCCGCGCTCCGCTTCGCCCGACCCCTTGTTGTCCACCTGGCCCGGACCATCAGGTGTCGCAGCCGCTGCAGGGGCCGTCGGAGTCCAGCTGATCCTCCAGGCAGACACAGCAGGAAGACCTGTTCAGCCGCTCTCAGGCAAGATCATCTCCGGGACTTCTCGGGGATTTTCCCGCGCGTCCCGGGGACTCTTCGGGGACTTTTTGCCACCTAAACAGGCAAGGGGCCGAAAGACCCGAAAGGGCCTCCGACGCAGGTCAGAGGCCCTTTCCAAAACAAAGCCGCAGGTAGCGGCGGACGAGTCGGCCTGTACGCCGGGTTCTGTCTCCCGGGAGCCTTGCGGCGCCCGGGGAGGCGGCCATCCATCTAGGGCTGCCGTTGCCGACAGCCTCGTGCGGTCTACCCGCGGACTCGGGCGGGCAGCCCTCGAACATCCGCGCAGAGCGCCCGGAGGCGCTCCATCTTGACCTTGCTCCGGGTGGGGTTTACCGAGCCGTCCGAGTCACCCCGGACGCTGGTGGTCTCTTACACCACCGTTTCACCCTTACCGGGGGCCGAGGCCCCCGGCGGTCTGCTTTCTGTGGCACTGTCCCGCGGGTCACCCCGGGTGGGCGTTACCCACCACCCTGCCCTGTGGAGCCCGGACGTTCCTCGGCGGGTCCGTGGACCCGTCGCGACCGCCCGGCCGGCTCGTCCGCCGTGCGGACCATGCTAGCCGACCGGAGCGGGCGACCGTGCGGGGGCGGGAGCGGGGCTCAGCTCTGGGCGGCCAGGTCGTCCTCTTCGAAGTCGAAGCCGGTCTCGTCGGCTCCGGCGACCATCATGCCCATCATGCCGTCCAGGTCCTTCTTGGTGAGGGCGACGGCGCCGGTGGGCGCCTGGACCGCTGCCGCTTCACGCGAGAGGGAGAGCTTGACGACCATGTGGTCGTCGGAGGTGGCCTTGGGCACCAGCTGGGCGAAGTCGAAGCCGATCGAGGTGATCACGCCGTCCTTGATCAGCAGCTCGGCCGAGACCTGGCGGTCCGGGATCTCGTTGAGCGAGCTGGTCGGCAGCTCCTTGTCCAGCCCGGGGAACTGCTTGGCCAGCGGCGTCAGCGCCTTCTCCAGGTCCCGCACCAGGGTGCGGGCCGGGGCGGAGATGAGGATGCGGTCGGCGTCGCCCTGGCGGCCCTTCTCCTCGAAGGTCACATCGCGGGAGAGCACGCTGCCGAGGGCGTCCAGCAGCTTCCGCTGGGTGTCGGCGTCCACCGACGGGGCGGCCGACGGCTTGGCTCCCGCCTGCCCCCCCAGGTCATTGGTGAACTGCTCCATCAGCTTGCTGTCGAAGGAGATCCACTTGCCCTGCAGGGCCTCCTTGAACACCTTGAGCTCGGGAGGCAGCTCGGACTCCATGCTCCGCAGCTCGCTCGCGTCCTCCCCGACCAGCCCGGCCAGCCCGTCGACGTCCACGCGCGCGTACGCCGTGCCGCCGACCTGGCGGATCTCCGCGAGGGCGGAGCTGCCCTTGCCGTGCAGGGCGAGGCCGAAGTCGATGGCGTCGGCACCGGTCAGCGCGTTCAGCCCGGTCCCACCGGAGGTGGACTTCAGCGACTCGACGTCCTTGAGGGGCTTGTCGGCGCTGACCGTGAAGGCGAGGCGCACCGAGGCCAGGTTCGCCGCGTCCTCGGGCTTCATCTTGTCGTCGGTGAGCGCGGAGAAGGCGCGGATCTGCGCGGCGGTGGAGTCGATGGACAGCTCACCGCCGAGGGTCCGGCCCTCGGCCAGCTTCTCGAAGGCCGACTGGACCTTCTGGGCGGCGGTCAGTTCCTTGACGGCGCCACAGGCGGTGACCCCGGTGGCG is part of the Peterkaempfera bronchialis genome and encodes:
- a CDS encoding HD domain-containing protein; this encodes MSAAGEEGRRYQEAPYLGCSSPLYAEKDVAHGVEHIQRILKRLEPLTVGQQLQLRWDLLYFLACFHGVADRMAEPGVRRMVKQLLTGLGWSDREITEGLAALARHLVDPHTSEENVVHDANYLEAVGALGIAKAFTTGGARGQSYERTLEIARRNLDRPVFRTTIGRRLAAERRAYAHDFLDRLARELGPVQVVDDQSARARTGSDDSPAAG